GCCGGGCGCTGGCCGCCGAGGCGCTGACGCTGGCGACCCGGGTCAAGGGCGTGCATGACGAGGCGGTCTTCCTCAACGACGGCGTCTACGGCGGGCTCGCCGAGTGGCGCGACATCGCGCCGATGGACCGGGTGCGGGCGGTGGGCCGGCAGGGCGGGGCGCTGACGGGCGAGACCCTGCGCCGCGTGGTCTTCGGCCCGACCTGCGACAGCATCGACCGCCTGCCCGAGACCCTGCCGCTGCCCTCTGACCTGCAAGAAGGCGATTTCCTGCTCTTCGCGGGCATGGGTGCCTATTCTCGCGCCCTCGTGACCGGGTTCAACGGCTACGGCGTGCGCAAGGTGGTGGAAATCGAAAGTCAGGACTGAGATCACAGTCCCGGGTGCTGGACTCTGCCGCCGCGGCCTCTACAGTCGCGGCGAATACGCAGTCGCGGGAGGACCAGCCAGATGGAAAAATTCGGCAAGAGCCAGTCGTTCAAACGCAGCGAGGACGTGCGCTTCCTGACCGGGCATGGTCGCTACGTGGATGATATCGTTCCCGAAGGGGCGCTGCATGCCTACCTGCTGCGCTCGCCGGTCGCCCATGCGGTGATCGCCAAGCTCGACGTGTCTGATGCGCGCGAGATGCCGGGCGTGCACCTCGTGGCCACGGTCGAGGACCTGCTCGCCGCGGGGGTGAACATCTCGATGGACGGCACGGTGATCAAGAACCGTGACGGCAGCAAGGCGGCCGACCCGCTGCGCCCGATGCTCGCGCAGGGGCGTGTGCGCCACGTCGGCGAGCCGGTGGCGGTGATCGTCGCCGAGACGATGATCGAAGCGAAGGATGCCGCCGAGGCGATCGTCTTCGATTTCGAGGACCTGCCGGTGCACCTCGCGCTCGAGGCGGGCGGCGAGGCGATCCACGCCGAGGCCCCCGACAACCGCGCCTTCGACTACGGCATGGGCAACGAGGCCGAGACCGACGCCGCCTTCGCCGCCGCTGCCAAGGTGGTCTCGCTCGAGGTCGGCGACAACCGCGTCATCGTCAATGCCATGGAGCCGCGCGGCGCCTATGCCGAGTGGGACGGCGAGAAGCTGCACGTCGCCTTCAACGGCCAGGGTGTCTGGGAGGTCAAGTCCGAGCTGGCGCAGGCCTTCGGCCTCGAGGTCGAGCAGGTGCGGGTCACCAACCCCGATGTCGGCGGCGGCTTCGGCATGAAGGCCCCGAGCTACCCCGAGTATTTCGCCATCGCCTTCGCCGCGATGCAGCTCGGCAAGCCGGTGCGCTGGATGTCGGACCGCACCGAGGCGATGCTCTCGGACCACGCCGGGCGCGATCTCGTCACGCTGGCCGAGCTGGCCTTCGACGCGGACAACCGCATCCTCGGCTACCGCAACCACACCCGCTGCAACCTCGGCGCCTACAACTCGAACTTCGGGCAGGCGATCCAGACCGCGCTCTATGCCAAGGTGCTGACCGGCACCTATGACATCAAGGCCGCCTACATGCGGGTCGAGGGCTTCTACACCAACACCACGCAGGTCGACGCCTACCGCGGCGCCGGCCGCCCCGAGGCGATCTACACGCTCGAGCGGATCATGGACCGCGCCGCCCGCGAGCTCGGCGTGGACCCGAGCGAGCTGCGCCGGATCAACTTCGTGCAGGAGTTCCCCTACAAGACCGTCACCGGCGAGAATTACGACGTCGGCGACTTCTCCCGCGTGCTCGGCCATGCCGAGGCGGATGCCGACATCGCGGGCTACGCCGCGCGCAAGGCCGCCTCCGAGGCGCAGGGCAAGCTGCGCGGGCTTGGCCTCTGCTACTACATCGAGAGCATCCTCGGCGATCCGGCCGAGGACGTGAAGGTCGAGTTCAACGAGGACGGCGGCGCCACGATCTACGTCGGCACCCAGTCGAACGGGCAGGGGCACGAGACGGTCTTCGCCAAGTTCCTGTCGGACCACACGGGCATCCCGGTCGAGAAGATCACCTTCGTGCAGGGCGACAGCGACCGCATCCCGCGCGGCGGCGGCACCGGCGGCTCGCGCTCGGTGACCACGCAGGCGACGGTGACGCTGACCGCGGTGCGCGACATGATCGCGGGCTTCTCGGAATTCCTCGCCGGCGAGATGGGCGTCGATCCCGACGAGGTGCGATTCGACGACGAGCAGTTCCGCGCCGACGGATCGAACCTGCATCCGACCATGCTCGAGGCCGCGGCCATGGCCCGCGCGAAGGGCCGCGACGACCTGCTGAGCTGGTCCGCCCGCACTGCGATCGACGCCCGCTCCTACCCCAACGGCGCGCATTTCTGCGAGGTCGAGATCGACCCCGAGACCGGCGTCA
The Salipiger sp. H15 DNA segment above includes these coding regions:
- a CDS encoding xanthine dehydrogenase family protein molybdopterin-binding subunit produces the protein MEKFGKSQSFKRSEDVRFLTGHGRYVDDIVPEGALHAYLLRSPVAHAVIAKLDVSDAREMPGVHLVATVEDLLAAGVNISMDGTVIKNRDGSKAADPLRPMLAQGRVRHVGEPVAVIVAETMIEAKDAAEAIVFDFEDLPVHLALEAGGEAIHAEAPDNRAFDYGMGNEAETDAAFAAAAKVVSLEVGDNRVIVNAMEPRGAYAEWDGEKLHVAFNGQGVWEVKSELAQAFGLEVEQVRVTNPDVGGGFGMKAPSYPEYFAIAFAAMQLGKPVRWMSDRTEAMLSDHAGRDLVTLAELAFDADNRILGYRNHTRCNLGAYNSNFGQAIQTALYAKVLTGTYDIKAAYMRVEGFYTNTTQVDAYRGAGRPEAIYTLERIMDRAARELGVDPSELRRINFVQEFPYKTVTGENYDVGDFSRVLGHAEADADIAGYAARKAASEAQGKLRGLGLCYYIESILGDPAEDVKVEFNEDGGATIYVGTQSNGQGHETVFAKFLSDHTGIPVEKITFVQGDSDRIPRGGGTGGSRSVTTQATVTLTAVRDMIAGFSEFLAGEMGVDPDEVRFDDEQFRADGSNLHPTMLEAAAMARAKGRDDLLSWSARTAIDARSYPNGAHFCEVEIDPETGVTQVVKYTVVDDFGNLINPMLAEGQVHGGVVQGLGQALTEHTVFDEDGQLLTATFMDYAMPRAKDSPWIAFDVEPVPSTGNPMGMKGCGEAGTVGSMAAVSNAVQDALWEKGIRQADMPFTPHRVWQMLNGVALAAE